A single Bremerella cremea DNA region contains:
- the thiS gene encoding sulfur carrier protein ThiS yields the protein MKICINEESREVPEGATVADIVETLSINPKFVAVEVNLELIPRDEHATHKLTEGDQLEVVTLVGGG from the coding sequence ATGAAGATTTGTATCAACGAAGAGTCGCGCGAAGTCCCCGAGGGGGCTACCGTTGCCGATATCGTCGAGACCCTCTCGATCAATCCCAAGTTCGTCGCCGTCGAAGTCAACTTAGAGCTGATCCCGCGTGACGAGCATGCCACGCATAAGTTGACCGAAGGGGACCAGTTGGAAGTTGTCACCCTCGTAGGAGGTGGTTAA
- a CDS encoding AraC family transcriptional regulator, which translates to MKKKRSKQIEHVRRTPFADKLPAPLYFRTEHLPAHGVYLPMRHRWSEFVYSYSGITEVQAGEDLFLAPPHLGLWIPAGTVHTSSNHNETVYCSFYIASKFCQRMPPEICVVVVTPLVQAMLDFLRDNPAENTDPERQRLLRVLVDQLAHCQTTGSYIPATNHADLDALLQELRSNPADGRSLDQLAEDFDMSKRTLMRHCQAELGMSLTEWRQRLKIVSALPLLQAGQSVESVALDLGYGTSSAFIAMFRRLTGTSPKRFVAAKMPHVSKPTSV; encoded by the coding sequence ATGAAAAAGAAGCGAAGCAAGCAAATCGAGCATGTTCGGCGGACTCCGTTCGCCGACAAGTTGCCGGCACCGTTGTACTTTCGAACCGAGCATTTGCCAGCCCACGGGGTCTACCTGCCGATGCGGCATCGGTGGAGCGAGTTCGTCTACTCGTACAGTGGCATTACCGAGGTGCAAGCAGGCGAAGACCTCTTTCTGGCACCGCCTCATCTGGGGCTGTGGATACCCGCCGGGACCGTGCATACCAGCTCGAATCACAACGAGACGGTTTACTGTTCGTTTTACATTGCCAGCAAGTTTTGCCAGCGAATGCCGCCAGAGATTTGTGTGGTAGTGGTCACGCCGTTGGTGCAAGCGATGCTCGACTTTCTGCGGGACAACCCGGCCGAGAATACCGATCCAGAACGACAGCGGCTACTACGTGTGTTGGTCGATCAACTGGCCCATTGTCAGACGACCGGAAGTTATATCCCCGCGACCAACCACGCCGACTTAGACGCATTGCTACAAGAGCTACGGAGCAACCCGGCCGATGGACGCTCGCTCGATCAACTGGCCGAAGACTTCGACATGAGCAAACGAACCCTCATGCGGCATTGCCAGGCAGAACTCGGGATGTCGCTGACCGAGTGGCGCCAACGTTTGAAGATTGTCAGCGCCCTGCCGCTGCTGCAAGCGGGGCAAAGTGTCGAGTCGGTGGCACTCGACCTGGGGTATGGAACCTCGTCGGCGTTCATTGCCATGTTCCGCCGCTTAACCGGCACAAGTCCGAAGCGTTTTGTCGCCGCCAAGATGCCCCACGTCAGCAAGCCAACGAGCGTGTAA
- a CDS encoding CoA-binding protein, which yields MSKPTVAILGASAERSKYGNKSVRAHLRHGYDVYPVNPKGGEIEGLKVYTSLQEIPVEKLDRISVYVPPQMGLKMVGSIASKPAKQVFFNPGSESGELLEAARQRGITPIQACSIVDVGEAPATMD from the coding sequence ATGTCGAAGCCAACCGTAGCGATTCTGGGAGCCAGCGCCGAGCGTTCCAAATATGGAAACAAGTCTGTGCGGGCTCATCTGCGACACGGGTACGATGTTTACCCGGTGAACCCGAAAGGGGGCGAGATTGAAGGCCTCAAGGTTTACACTTCGCTGCAAGAAATCCCAGTCGAAAAGTTGGATCGCATTAGCGTCTATGTTCCACCTCAGATGGGCTTAAAGATGGTGGGGTCGATCGCCTCGAAACCAGCCAAGCAGGTCTTCTTTAATCCTGGTAGCGAAAGCGGCGAATTGCTTGAAGCAGCCCGTCAACGCGGGATTACCCCCATCCAAGCTTGTAGCATTGTCGACGTAGGCGAAGCGCCCGCGACGATGGACTAA
- the uvrA gene encoding excinuclease ABC subunit UvrA, which translates to MPVADIEVKGAREHNLRDVTLTLPRNKLICLTGVSGSGKSSLAFDTIYAEGQRRYVESLSSYARQFMGQMPKPDVDFIGGLTPSISISQKTTSNNPRSTVGTITEIYDYLRVIFSRVGQGFCSECGKKLTAQTREQILERIIQQEEGSSFAILAPLVRGQKGEFKDLFIDLLKQGFVRARVDGEIIQLNDDLQLDRQMRHNIELVIDRLTIKEGIRGRLAEAVELALKMGEGSLIVAPRQEEEENLEDAPEDAIPKQRAKSRRSKTAVAGDMMFSVDYACVDCGISYSPPTPQLFSFNSPQGMCPTCDGLGKVYTFDPELLVPDVTLSFKQGAIELLGKWKELGRWKRHIYQGVADTMERKYDLGKGALLETSWRDMPQEHHNYLLWGTGDEHITFTWRGGNSPQMYGGTYGGIVPDLLEKYRNTNSKPQQRQLEKYMATVICPQCHGQRLNPQARSVKVTTANKQFGDQNALSLPEVSQLSIQEARDFFEMLDLDSLSQKIAEEAIKEVRGRLGFLQNVGLEYLTLDRTAPTLSGGESQRIRLAGQIGCGLVGVTYILDEPSIGLHPRDNDRLLATLNDLRDLGNTVLVVEHDEDTMRVADHIIDFGPGAGVRGGYVVAQGTAKQLEASEESVTGRFLSGKEKIEIPEKRRPIGEKKIRIVGAAQNNLKNITAEIPLGGFVCITGASGSGKSSLINGILVEALRRDLNGGLGEPGEHERIEGIEHLDKMIAIDQSPIGRTPRSNPATYIKVFDEIRDLFAQLPESRMRGYKPGRFSFNVDGGRCSACEGNGANKLEMDFLADIWVTCPVCEGHRFNRETLEIKFKGKSIADILEMDVQEALQTFENVPKVALKLQTLHDVGLDYIKLGQPSPTLSGGEAQRIKLAKELSKRSTGKTLYLLDEPTTGLHFADTKMLLKVLHNFADAGNTVLVVEHNLDVIKTADWVVDLGPDGGVNGGTIVAQGTPEDVAAVKESHTGQALEPLLKGETSRAVAEIKRAARESQQTTKAQAKRIDVRGAKMHNLKDVDVSIDRDKMTVFCGPSGSGKSSMAMDTIYAEGQRRYVESLSSYARQFVGQMQKPKVDHIEGLSPAIAIEQKNLGKSPRSTVGTVTEIYDYLRVLMSRLGQPYCPDCDLPIKTQTSTQITDKVLQEEEGTKLFLLAPRNLDTGQQYSDLWEELRAAGYQRIRVDGVVHTLDRPPKIDRRRKHDVEVVVDRISVRADARPRIADSVEIALSQSGGVLVLAYVEEGVPEAHWRTKRLSQKLSCEACDRSFEPLSPHNFSFNSYLGWCPDCEGLGTQTGADPTALLSDPKRSLAEGALRLWPDLKSVTSRKMLDAICSKNKIPIDVPFDQLGARQRRIILHGTGDTTYEVYADEKKTKLEFRFQFKGLYPAMEDASRLSPAFRGQLESLVAEVECTTCDGSRLRDDASAVRFRKKSMRDITSMPLAELLEFIRSAKLKKREQKIAGEIVREIEGRVEFLLDVGLEYLSLKRTAPTLSAGEAQRIRLASQLGSGLCGVLYVLDEPTIGLHPRDNRRLLKALHRLRDLGNTLLVVEHDQEVIEGSDRLIDFGPEAGRNGGTIVAEGTPKQIAKSSTSVTGPFISGKQAIYAPTNRRMMSISANTDEDVISDFSSPSGEWLEVVGANHRNLRDVNVQIPLGAFVAIGGPSGSGKSTLVQDILYNTLARRLHRASTIPGAHDALRGIENVNKVIRVDQQPIGNSPSSNPATYTGVFDLIRELFAQLPDAKLRGYTARRFSFNVEGGRCEDCSGMGQKCIEMHFLPDVWVTCETCDGRRYNEETLAVKFHGKSISEVLEMSCGQAVQLFENIPKIRRILQTLCDVGLDYVTLGQSAPTLSGGEAQRVKLASELARPDTGRTLYLLDEPSTGLHFEDLKKLLDVFNRLVDLGNTVIVIEHNLDILKQADWVIEMGPEAGQAGGQVVTVGTPEDMVNYAQNFQKLAKKLKSEESTLVDEKGMTWLRSHTGEALAPILEAAPRAERPTYDPNAVDAEREGDLDIDDVGAQIQMPWELDGRRWHTKERVGRDGQPCNWEGKVLAEVVDRIQATDCFSDANWNSRTIVEIAAKRKSDGWFLHAITGESWLLKMKFRVMKGTFNKYELPQELDLKTLNQLDELPVYSNEPRVKVKNLRGPFQEIEIRAHSWSEINKPQFWKFVDDAIVGFQKYEATVGADVESHMPWKKLGERWHLSRKGFPPGKKVAWDQTVLEEVIELLKEVAPQGEILWNNQMLINMMIPGKRSAWAVVSTKKPEHVRLEIKSSKASTTQGRVAELGHEPNVDHSRGSEEVVRLHFRSETDLHKGDLKAFLEENLAGESGSGQQSLL; encoded by the coding sequence ATGCCGGTTGCCGATATCGAAGTCAAAGGGGCCCGCGAACACAATCTGCGCGACGTCACGCTGACGTTGCCCCGCAACAAGCTGATTTGCCTAACAGGGGTCAGCGGTAGCGGAAAAAGTTCGCTTGCTTTCGATACTATTTATGCCGAAGGTCAACGGCGCTATGTCGAAAGTTTGTCGAGCTATGCGCGGCAATTCATGGGGCAGATGCCCAAGCCCGACGTCGATTTCATTGGCGGGCTCACCCCCAGCATCTCGATCTCGCAGAAGACCACCAGCAACAACCCTCGCAGTACCGTCGGTACGATCACCGAGATCTACGACTATTTACGGGTGATCTTTTCGCGCGTGGGGCAAGGTTTCTGCAGCGAGTGTGGCAAGAAGCTAACCGCTCAAACGCGCGAACAAATCCTCGAGCGGATTATTCAGCAAGAGGAAGGGAGCTCGTTTGCGATCTTGGCTCCGCTGGTTCGGGGGCAAAAAGGTGAATTCAAAGACCTATTCATCGATCTCTTGAAACAAGGTTTCGTCCGGGCTCGCGTCGACGGCGAAATCATCCAGTTGAACGACGACCTCCAGCTCGATCGCCAGATGCGACACAACATCGAGCTGGTCATCGATCGCCTGACCATCAAAGAAGGTATCCGTGGACGCCTGGCCGAGGCGGTCGAGCTGGCACTGAAGATGGGGGAAGGAAGCCTCATTGTCGCCCCGAGGCAGGAAGAAGAAGAAAACCTCGAAGACGCCCCGGAAGACGCGATCCCGAAGCAGCGTGCGAAAAGCCGCCGTAGCAAAACAGCCGTGGCAGGGGACATGATGTTCTCGGTCGACTACGCCTGCGTCGATTGCGGCATTTCCTATTCCCCGCCAACACCGCAGCTTTTCAGTTTTAACTCGCCCCAAGGGATGTGCCCCACCTGCGACGGCTTGGGCAAGGTCTATACGTTCGATCCCGAACTGCTAGTCCCCGACGTGACATTATCGTTCAAGCAAGGGGCAATCGAACTGCTGGGCAAGTGGAAAGAACTCGGTCGCTGGAAACGGCACATCTATCAAGGTGTTGCCGACACGATGGAGCGGAAATACGACCTCGGCAAAGGGGCACTGCTGGAAACATCTTGGCGCGACATGCCCCAGGAGCACCACAATTATCTGCTGTGGGGCACCGGCGACGAGCATATCACGTTCACCTGGCGAGGCGGTAACAGCCCGCAGATGTACGGCGGAACGTACGGCGGAATTGTGCCAGACTTGCTGGAAAAGTACCGCAACACCAATTCCAAACCGCAGCAGCGGCAATTGGAAAAGTACATGGCCACGGTCATCTGTCCGCAGTGTCATGGGCAGCGGCTGAACCCTCAAGCCCGGAGCGTGAAGGTTACCACCGCCAACAAACAGTTCGGCGACCAAAATGCTCTTTCGCTACCGGAAGTGAGCCAGCTTTCGATTCAAGAGGCCCGCGACTTCTTCGAGATGCTCGACCTCGACTCCCTTTCGCAGAAGATCGCCGAGGAAGCGATCAAGGAAGTACGGGGACGGCTCGGCTTTCTGCAAAACGTAGGGCTCGAATACCTCACGCTTGATCGCACCGCGCCGACGCTCAGCGGTGGCGAATCGCAGCGAATTCGTCTGGCCGGGCAAATTGGCTGCGGCCTGGTTGGCGTGACCTACATCTTGGACGAACCGTCGATTGGTCTGCACCCGCGCGACAACGACCGCTTGCTGGCCACGCTGAACGACCTGCGTGATCTGGGCAACACGGTGCTGGTGGTCGAACACGACGAAGACACGATGCGCGTCGCCGATCACATCATCGACTTCGGCCCCGGGGCCGGGGTGCGGGGTGGGTACGTGGTCGCTCAAGGAACGGCCAAGCAGTTGGAAGCGTCGGAAGAAAGCGTGACCGGACGTTTCCTTTCCGGCAAAGAAAAAATCGAAATCCCTGAGAAGCGGCGCCCCATCGGCGAAAAGAAGATCCGCATTGTCGGCGCGGCCCAAAACAATCTGAAGAACATCACTGCCGAAATCCCGCTGGGTGGTTTCGTTTGCATTACCGGGGCCAGCGGTAGCGGCAAAAGCTCGCTGATTAACGGCATTCTGGTCGAAGCGTTACGACGCGACCTCAACGGCGGCCTCGGCGAACCAGGCGAGCACGAACGGATTGAAGGGATCGAGCATCTCGACAAGATGATTGCCATCGATCAATCTCCGATCGGCCGCACGCCCCGCAGCAATCCGGCCACCTACATTAAAGTGTTCGACGAAATTCGCGACCTGTTCGCCCAGTTGCCAGAGTCGCGGATGCGCGGCTACAAGCCAGGGCGATTCAGCTTCAACGTCGATGGTGGCCGCTGCAGCGCGTGCGAAGGAAACGGGGCCAATAAGCTGGAAATGGATTTCCTGGCCGACATTTGGGTCACCTGCCCGGTCTGCGAAGGGCATCGTTTCAACCGCGAAACATTGGAAATCAAGTTCAAAGGCAAATCCATCGCCGACATCCTGGAAATGGATGTCCAAGAAGCCCTGCAGACGTTTGAAAACGTGCCCAAGGTCGCCCTGAAGCTGCAAACGCTGCACGATGTCGGGCTCGATTACATCAAGCTCGGTCAGCCCTCTCCGACGCTATCTGGCGGCGAGGCTCAGCGAATCAAGCTTGCCAAAGAGCTTTCCAAACGCAGCACCGGAAAAACACTCTACCTGCTCGACGAACCGACCACCGGGCTGCACTTTGCCGACACCAAGATGCTGCTGAAAGTGCTGCACAACTTTGCCGATGCCGGCAACACCGTGCTGGTGGTGGAACACAATTTAGATGTCATCAAAACGGCGGACTGGGTGGTCGACCTGGGCCCCGATGGCGGCGTCAACGGCGGTACGATTGTCGCCCAAGGGACGCCGGAAGATGTCGCCGCAGTCAAAGAGTCGCATACCGGACAAGCGCTCGAACCTCTCTTGAAGGGAGAAACAAGCCGCGCCGTCGCCGAGATCAAACGGGCCGCGCGCGAGTCGCAACAAACGACCAAAGCCCAGGCCAAACGCATCGACGTGCGTGGCGCCAAGATGCACAACCTGAAGGACGTCGATGTCAGCATCGACCGCGACAAGATGACCGTCTTCTGCGGTCCCAGCGGTAGCGGTAAAAGCTCGATGGCCATGGATACCATCTATGCCGAAGGGCAGCGTCGCTACGTCGAAAGCCTCAGCTCGTATGCTCGCCAGTTTGTCGGGCAAATGCAGAAGCCGAAGGTCGATCACATTGAAGGGCTTTCGCCCGCGATTGCGATTGAACAAAAGAACCTCGGCAAATCGCCACGTTCAACCGTCGGTACCGTCACCGAGATTTACGATTATCTTCGCGTGCTGATGAGCCGTTTGGGCCAGCCGTATTGCCCTGACTGCGACCTGCCCATCAAAACGCAAACCTCGACGCAAATCACCGATAAAGTGTTGCAGGAAGAAGAAGGGACCAAGCTGTTCCTGTTGGCACCGCGTAACTTAGATACCGGGCAGCAGTATTCCGACCTATGGGAAGAACTGCGAGCCGCCGGTTACCAGCGAATTCGCGTCGACGGGGTCGTTCACACGCTCGACCGCCCACCCAAGATCGACCGTCGCCGCAAGCATGATGTCGAGGTCGTCGTCGACCGAATCTCGGTTCGCGCTGACGCTCGTCCCCGTATCGCCGACAGTGTCGAAATCGCCCTCAGCCAATCAGGCGGCGTCCTTGTCCTGGCCTACGTCGAGGAAGGCGTGCCGGAAGCCCATTGGCGAACGAAACGCTTAAGTCAGAAGCTTTCGTGCGAAGCGTGTGATCGCAGCTTCGAGCCTCTTTCGCCCCACAACTTCTCGTTCAACAGCTACCTTGGTTGGTGCCCCGACTGCGAAGGACTCGGTACGCAAACCGGGGCCGATCCGACGGCGTTGCTCAGCGACCCGAAACGGAGCCTGGCCGAAGGAGCGCTACGATTGTGGCCCGATTTGAAATCGGTCACCTCCCGCAAGATGCTCGACGCGATTTGCTCGAAAAACAAAATTCCGATCGACGTTCCCTTCGACCAACTTGGGGCCCGGCAACGCCGTATCATTTTGCACGGCACCGGCGACACCACCTACGAAGTGTATGCCGACGAAAAGAAAACAAAGCTCGAATTCCGTTTCCAGTTCAAAGGGTTGTACCCGGCGATGGAAGACGCTTCGCGTCTCAGCCCGGCCTTTCGTGGGCAATTGGAATCGTTGGTGGCGGAAGTCGAATGCACGACCTGCGATGGTTCGCGCCTCCGCGACGACGCGTCAGCGGTACGTTTCCGCAAGAAGTCGATGCGCGACATCACCAGCATGCCGCTAGCCGAACTGCTCGAGTTCATCCGCTCGGCCAAGCTGAAGAAACGCGAGCAGAAGATTGCCGGTGAGATCGTCCGCGAGATCGAAGGTCGCGTCGAATTCCTCTTGGACGTCGGTCTGGAATACCTCTCGCTCAAACGAACCGCCCCGACCCTTTCCGCCGGGGAAGCCCAACGTATTCGCTTGGCCAGCCAATTGGGCAGCGGCTTGTGCGGCGTGCTGTACGTGCTGGACGAACCAACGATTGGCCTCCACCCGCGCGACAATCGCCGCTTGCTGAAAGCCTTGCATCGGCTTCGCGACTTGGGCAACACGCTATTGGTGGTCGAACACGATCAGGAAGTGATCGAAGGAAGCGACCGGCTAATCGACTTCGGTCCCGAAGCGGGCCGCAACGGTGGAACGATTGTGGCGGAAGGAACGCCCAAGCAGATCGCCAAATCGTCGACTTCGGTGACCGGCCCCTTCATCTCCGGTAAACAGGCCATCTACGCCCCAACCAATCGCCGGATGATGTCGATCTCGGCCAACACCGATGAAGACGTCATCTCCGATTTCAGCAGCCCCAGCGGCGAATGGCTGGAAGTGGTCGGAGCCAACCACCGCAATCTGCGGGACGTGAACGTACAGATTCCGTTGGGGGCCTTCGTCGCGATTGGCGGGCCGAGTGGTTCCGGCAAAAGCACGCTTGTGCAAGACATTCTTTACAACACACTAGCCCGCCGACTGCATCGTGCGTCGACGATTCCTGGCGCGCACGACGCCTTGCGGGGAATCGAAAACGTCAACAAAGTGATCCGGGTCGATCAGCAGCCGATCGGCAACAGTCCTAGCTCGAATCCTGCCACCTATACCGGCGTGTTCGATTTGATTCGCGAACTGTTCGCCCAGCTTCCCGACGCCAAACTGCGTGGTTATACGGCACGCCGGTTTAGCTTCAATGTGGAAGGGGGACGCTGCGAAGATTGCTCTGGCATGGGGCAAAAATGTATCGAGATGCACTTCCTGCCCGACGTGTGGGTGACCTGCGAAACGTGCGATGGTCGACGTTACAACGAAGAAACGTTGGCGGTCAAGTTTCACGGCAAGTCGATCTCGGAAGTCCTTGAAATGTCGTGCGGTCAGGCCGTGCAACTGTTCGAGAACATCCCCAAGATTCGCCGCATTTTGCAAACGCTGTGCGATGTGGGTCTCGACTACGTCACGCTCGGTCAATCGGCCCCAACCCTTTCCGGTGGGGAAGCCCAACGCGTGAAACTGGCCAGCGAATTAGCTCGGCCCGACACAGGGCGTACGCTCTATCTGCTCGACGAACCTTCCACCGGGCTACACTTCGAAGACCTGAAAAAGCTACTCGACGTCTTCAACCGCCTGGTCGACTTGGGGAACACGGTGATTGTGATCGAGCATAACCTCGATATCCTCAAGCAAGCCGACTGGGTCATCGAGATGGGCCCCGAGGCAGGTCAGGCCGGCGGTCAGGTCGTCACGGTCGGCACGCCGGAAGACATGGTGAACTACGCCCAGAACTTCCAAAAGCTGGCCAAGAAGCTGAAAAGCGAAGAGTCGACCTTGGTCGACGAGAAAGGCATGACCTGGCTCCGCAGCCATACCGGGGAAGCCTTGGCCCCGATTTTGGAAGCAGCCCCGCGTGCCGAACGCCCCACCTACGATCCCAACGCGGTCGATGCGGAAAGGGAAGGGGATCTCGATATCGACGATGTCGGTGCCCAGATTCAAATGCCGTGGGAACTCGATGGTCGTCGCTGGCACACCAAGGAACGCGTCGGTCGAGATGGCCAGCCGTGCAATTGGGAAGGGAAAGTTCTCGCCGAAGTGGTCGACCGCATTCAGGCCACCGACTGTTTCAGCGACGCCAATTGGAACTCGCGCACCATTGTCGAAATCGCCGCGAAGCGGAAATCTGACGGCTGGTTCTTACACGCGATCACTGGCGAAAGCTGGCTGCTGAAAATGAAGTTCCGCGTGATGAAAGGGACATTCAACAAGTATGAGCTTCCCCAGGAACTCGACCTAAAAACGCTCAACCAATTGGACGAACTACCGGTCTACAGCAACGAGCCGCGGGTCAAAGTGAAGAACCTGCGTGGCCCGTTCCAAGAGATCGAAATTCGGGCTCATAGCTGGTCCGAGATCAACAAACCGCAGTTCTGGAAGTTTGTCGACGACGCGATCGTCGGTTTCCAAAAGTACGAAGCAACCGTTGGCGCCGATGTCGAAAGCCACATGCCTTGGAAAAAGCTGGGCGAAAGGTGGCACCTCTCGCGAAAGGGCTTTCCACCGGGCAAAAAGGTCGCTTGGGATCAAACCGTGCTGGAAGAGGTGATCGAGCTGCTGAAAGAGGTCGCCCCGCAAGGAGAGATCTTGTGGAACAACCAGATGCTCATCAACATGATGATCCCTGGTAAACGCTCGGCGTGGGCAGTGGTTTCGACCAAGAAGCCAGAACACGTTCGCCTGGAAATCAAGTCGAGCAAAGCTTCTACCACCCAAGGACGCGTGGCCGAACTGGGACATGAACCCAATGTCGACCATTCACGCGGCAGTGAAGAAGTGGTCCGCTTGCATTTCCGCAGCGAAACCGATCTGCACAAAGGCGACCTCAAGGCCTTCTTAGAAGAGAATCTGGCCGGTGAATCAGGCTCGGGCCAACAATCGCTCCTTTAA
- a CDS encoding thiazole synthase, producing MSLAETSAADAPLVLGTHTLQSRLIVGTGKYDTLELMQQSLEASGSECVTVAVRRERLYDPTGRNLLDYIDFHRYTLLPNTAGCYNARDAVRTAKLGREILLGLENPGADWVKLEVLADTKTLLPDPVETVLACEQLVELGFQVLCYTTDDPVIAKRLKQVGATAVMPAGSPIGSGQGILNPNNIRICLEYLKGEDPNYPVIVDAGVGTASDVAFAMELGVDGVLLNTAIAHAKDPVRMAHAMRYATEAGRLAYHSGRIPRRLYASASSPEDGVIGRTRPNTSPES from the coding sequence ATGAGTCTCGCCGAAACCAGTGCTGCCGACGCCCCGCTCGTGCTGGGTACCCATACGCTGCAAAGCCGCTTGATTGTCGGTACCGGTAAGTACGATACCCTGGAACTGATGCAACAATCGCTGGAAGCCTCCGGCAGCGAGTGCGTTACCGTCGCCGTGCGGCGCGAACGGCTGTACGACCCAACCGGTCGCAACTTGTTGGACTACATCGATTTCCACCGCTACACGTTGCTGCCTAACACGGCCGGGTGCTACAACGCCCGCGACGCCGTGCGAACCGCTAAGCTCGGTCGCGAAATTTTGCTGGGGCTCGAAAACCCCGGCGCCGATTGGGTCAAGCTGGAAGTCCTAGCCGATACCAAGACACTGCTCCCCGACCCGGTTGAAACCGTGCTGGCCTGCGAACAGTTGGTTGAACTTGGCTTTCAAGTTCTCTGCTACACGACCGACGACCCGGTGATCGCCAAGCGGCTGAAACAAGTCGGCGCCACCGCCGTGATGCCAGCCGGTAGCCCCATCGGGTCAGGGCAGGGGATCTTGAATCCCAACAACATTCGCATCTGCCTCGAATACCTCAAAGGGGAAGACCCCAACTACCCGGTGATTGTCGATGCAGGCGTTGGCACGGCCAGCGATGTGGCGTTTGCCATGGAACTGGGCGTCGACGGCGTGCTGCTCAACACCGCAATCGCCCACGCCAAAGATCCCGTACGGATGGCCCATGCCATGCGGTACGCCACCGAAGCAGGCCGGCTGGCCTATCACTCAGGCCGCATCCCACGCCGCTTGTACGCTTCGGCCAGCAGCCCAGAAGATGGCGTCATCGGACGCACACGACCAAACACTTCGCCCGAATCGTAA
- a CDS encoding FIST signal transduction protein, whose amino-acid sequence MPKAQPKFAAALSVHDATEDALAEVIRQALDDLAAPVDLAMVFVSPHHAQHIETVAQELTRLLGTQNVIGCTGESIIGQSREAEDTPAISLWLAHLPGTTIIPMHLEFQRIPDGGTIVGWSDQLPTTWPADASTLVLAEPFSFPTDLLLERINEDHPGTPVIGGMASGSYQPGENRLILGDKVLDSGGVFVYLQGNVRVRSVVSQGCRPIGDPFVITKAERNVIHELGGHPALKQLEEIFKTLPVKDQQLVSRGLHIGRVVDEYQADRSQGDFIVRNVVGIEKETGALMIGDYVKPGQTVQFHVRDEFSASAELKQLFAELKKEGCQAASVLTFTCNGRGTKLFSEPHHDATCVTNAFGKVPSAGFFAAGEIGPVAGRNFLHGFTASVAVLEAPEE is encoded by the coding sequence ATGCCCAAGGCGCAACCCAAGTTTGCCGCGGCCTTGTCCGTTCATGACGCCACCGAAGACGCTTTGGCCGAAGTCATTCGCCAGGCCTTGGACGATTTGGCCGCGCCGGTCGACCTGGCCATGGTCTTCGTCTCGCCTCATCACGCTCAGCATATCGAAACGGTCGCCCAAGAGCTGACCCGCTTGCTGGGAACGCAGAACGTGATCGGCTGCACCGGCGAATCGATCATCGGCCAATCGCGCGAAGCAGAAGACACCCCGGCGATCAGCTTGTGGCTGGCGCACCTCCCCGGCACGACCATCATTCCCATGCACCTGGAATTCCAGCGTATTCCGGACGGGGGCACCATTGTCGGTTGGTCCGATCAACTTCCCACCACTTGGCCAGCCGATGCCTCGACGCTGGTCCTAGCCGAACCGTTCAGTTTTCCGACCGACCTGCTGCTGGAACGGATCAACGAAGATCATCCCGGCACGCCTGTCATCGGCGGCATGGCAAGCGGCAGCTATCAGCCCGGCGAAAACCGCCTGATCCTCGGCGACAAGGTGCTCGATTCAGGCGGCGTGTTTGTCTACCTGCAAGGGAACGTGCGGGTTCGCTCGGTCGTCTCGCAAGGTTGTCGCCCAATTGGCGATCCGTTTGTCATCACCAAAGCCGAACGTAACGTGATTCACGAACTGGGGGGCCACCCAGCGCTGAAACAATTGGAAGAGATCTTCAAAACGCTGCCGGTTAAAGATCAACAACTGGTCAGTCGCGGGCTGCACATCGGCCGCGTCGTCGACGAATACCAGGCCGATCGCAGCCAAGGGGACTTCATCGTCCGCAACGTGGTCGGCATCGAGAAGGAAACGGGGGCCTTGATGATCGGCGACTACGTGAAGCCAGGCCAGACGGTCCAGTTTCACGTGCGCGACGAGTTCTCGGCCTCGGCAGAACTGAAGCAACTGTTCGCCGAACTGAAAAAAGAAGGCTGCCAGGCCGCCTCGGTGCTGACGTTTACCTGCAACGGTCGCGGAACCAAACTATTCAGCGAGCCCCATCACGACGCGACCTGCGTGACCAACGCGTTCGGCAAAGTCCCCAGCGCCGGCTTCTTCGCCGCCGGCGAAATCGGCCCGGTCGCCGGTCGCAACTTCCTGCACGGCTTCACCGCCAGTGTCGCAGTGCTGGAAGCTCCGGAAGAATAA